Within the Prochlorococcus sp. MIT 1300 genome, the region ACCCCCACTAACAACGACAACTCGTCCTAATGAACTTTCTTTAGGCAAGGGGTCACCAACCGTTAAGCAATTGGCTTCAACGTGATAGGTAGCCTCTTGTATTGATTCAAGAACTATTTCGGCTTTTTGAGAAGAGACTCTTGTAACCAAAGCCATCTGATTCCGCGATTGAAACATTTTCAAAATTGCTGCAATCTGTTCAACACTTTTGTGCTCTCCCCAAACAGCCTCAACCATCCCAATACGTTCTCTTCTCCGAAAATCCAATCGCGCATAAGCATCAGTCACTGAGGGAGCATCTCTCCTTCAAAAACCACTGGGAAAGGATTCCCCTCTAACTGTCTTGTATAACTCCTAGCAAGCCCTTCAAAGTTTTCTTGAACCAACTCAACCTCATATTGGGGAATATCTTTCCATGCCTCTCTACTAGACCAAGTAATTAATAAGGTTGATTCTTCACTATTCGGATCCCAAAACATCTGTCTTCCTAAAAAGCCATTCTTCTTAACAAGCCATTGCTCCCAACTACCCATTTCAGCCCTAAGCCACGCCTCCCTTGAGGTCTTAGGAACTGAAAGGCGAATCACCTCAACTATTTCTGTAGAGCTTTCAAGAGATTGATTTTGGGCCATCAATTGACTTTCTAAAAAAGGAGTAAAAAATAAAATTGTACAAAATACAAAAGAAGCAACGCTCAATCCAAATATTCTTTGGAGCATCTTCTTAAGAAAATGCAAGTTCATAAACGCTCAAGCAATGCAACAGCATGACTACTTATCCCTTCTTCTCGTCCTTCAGGGCCAAGCAGCTCATTAGTAGTAGCTTTAATTGCTACTGATTCAAGATCTAAACCAATTGTTTTAGATAAATTTTTTCTCATCAGGTCTATATGAGGCCTGAGCTTAGGACGTTCAAGAACAACAACTGAATCAACATTCACAACCTTCCAACCACGATCTGATACAAGTCGAACTACATTCTCAAGCAAAAATAAACTGTTAGCACCGCTCCATTTTGAATCAGAAGGCGGAAAGTGCTTCCCTATATCACCTAAAGCAAGCGCCCCTAAAAAGGCATCCATAACTGCATGCACTAACACATCAGCATCACTATGACCATCAAGACCAAGGCCATCTGGATGGATAAGTTCGACTCCTCCTAAGATCAACTTCCTGCCTGGCTTTAGGCAATGTATATCGTAGCCATTACCTATGCGGAATTGTGATCTAGGATCTGTCATGGCAATGGTTTTCGAGAGAAAATCAAACTGTGGCGCATCTGTGATTCAATAACGATATTATGCAAAGAAGTCGAAATGTGATTTGAGTCGTTTTGAGCATTCTAAGTTTAGTTCGAATTGAGCATTCGGATAAATAGGAAAAAATAAAATATGCTGGAGAAAAATCTATTGTCAGTCCTGGGCTAAAAAACTGATTAAAATAACAGTTTTACAAAATCGTTACTTATAAATAACTGCAGTATCAATCTTTAAAGTTCATAAAATTAAACCTGACTATTTATAGGCCTAGACTAATTACCAATCTGGGTAAGTGTCGTATTCATTAGTGACACAATGGTCTATAGAGATGGTTTTCGATGCATCCTCTCTAGAGTTTTTCGAGAACTTCCACTTAATCCATTTCAAATAAAGATCAGGACGCCGCTT harbors:
- a CDS encoding TIGR03792 family protein; the protein is MAQNQSLESSTEIVEVIRLSVPKTSREAWLRAEMGSWEQWLVKKNGFLGRQMFWDPNSEESTLLITWSSREAWKDIPQYEVELVQENFEGLARSYTRQLEGNPFPVVFEGEMLPQ